One Pseudodesulfovibrio cashew DNA window includes the following coding sequences:
- a CDS encoding precorrin-2 dehydrogenase/sirohydrochlorin ferrochelatase family protein: MRYYPIFVNLENKHCLVVGAGEVGKRKIQSLVDAGAGSVTIIDTRPADPEMDGVLALDNVTFEGREFRDLDLDGKFLVIACTSSEEVNWRISTLCAERGILCNIVDQPEKCSFIVPATVKRGDLTVAISTAGQSPAMAKRIRRELQENFGDEYAVLLSLMGKVRALMLSLGLETKANTAVFRSLVNSGLLEAIRMHNLDAAEEILKESLPQPLYANIPELLDGLV, encoded by the coding sequence ATGCGTTACTACCCCATCTTCGTGAATCTGGAAAACAAGCATTGCCTCGTGGTCGGCGCAGGAGAGGTCGGCAAACGGAAGATCCAGTCCCTGGTGGATGCAGGAGCCGGTTCCGTGACCATCATCGACACCCGCCCCGCCGATCCGGAGATGGACGGCGTACTCGCCCTGGACAACGTGACCTTCGAGGGCCGCGAATTCCGAGACCTTGATCTGGACGGCAAGTTCCTGGTCATCGCCTGCACCTCCAGTGAAGAGGTCAACTGGCGCATCAGCACCCTGTGCGCCGAGCGCGGCATCTTGTGCAATATCGTGGACCAGCCCGAGAAGTGCAGCTTTATCGTACCCGCCACGGTGAAACGCGGGGATCTCACGGTTGCCATTTCCACAGCAGGCCAAAGTCCTGCCATGGCGAAGCGCATCCGAAGAGAATTACAGGAGAACTTCGGTGATGAATACGCCGTCCTGCTCTCCCTGATGGGCAAAGTCCGCGCGCTCATGCTTTCGCTGGGCCTGGAGACCAAAGCCAATACGGCGGTTTTCCGGTCGCTGGTGAACTCCGGCCTTCTGGAGGCCATCAGAATGCACAACCTTGACGCGGCCGAGGAAATCCTTAAAGAATCGTTGCCCCAACCATTGTACGCCAACATCCCGGAGCTGCTCGATGGGCTTGTTTGA
- a CDS encoding glycosyltransferase family 9 protein, whose amino-acid sequence MKHYLVIQLARFGDLIQTKRLLATLCAREDAEVHLCVDHSLAPLARLVYPQITVHSVIAHGTGLSREEAVRAMLVKNRDTFSRLAAVDFERVYNINFSPLNFRLAALFDPDRVEGFAWRNGQEITGLWPSMAMRWARHRRLGINLVDFWAGYCPDAVAPETVNPAPVPKGGGIGVVLAGRESRRSLPVTTLARITATLAMSNKTERIHLLGGKSEQAAGLSLIKELPARLQSKTVNLAGKTDWASLTEVVESLDMLITPDTGTMHLAAHLGTPVAAFFLSSAWCFETGPYGQGHWVYQAVSNCLPCLETQPCPHDVACLGCFNSPEFLRFITTEKPEHAPDGLIAFTSEFDALGQIYTPMAGEDTDAADRAVFRNFLLEYLTGTGEGDPGGKADMAGRFFHPRDWTTRTRPGATIGI is encoded by the coding sequence ATGAAACATTACCTTGTCATACAACTCGCTCGATTCGGCGACCTCATCCAGACCAAGCGTCTGTTGGCGACCCTTTGCGCCCGAGAGGACGCAGAGGTGCACCTCTGCGTGGACCATTCCCTGGCTCCGTTGGCCCGGCTGGTCTATCCGCAGATCACGGTCCATTCCGTCATCGCCCACGGCACGGGGCTCAGCCGTGAGGAGGCTGTTCGGGCCATGCTGGTGAAAAATCGCGACACCTTCTCCCGTTTGGCGGCGGTTGATTTTGAGCGCGTGTATAACATCAATTTTTCACCGCTCAATTTTCGTCTTGCCGCACTGTTCGATCCAGACAGGGTAGAAGGATTCGCCTGGCGCAACGGGCAGGAAATCACCGGGTTGTGGCCGTCCATGGCCATGCGCTGGGCGCGGCATCGCCGTCTGGGCATCAACCTGGTGGATTTCTGGGCGGGATATTGCCCGGACGCTGTGGCCCCGGAGACGGTCAACCCGGCTCCGGTCCCCAAAGGCGGCGGTATCGGCGTAGTACTGGCGGGGCGGGAGTCACGCCGTTCCCTGCCGGTGACGACATTGGCGCGTATTACCGCGACATTGGCCATGAGCAACAAAACCGAGCGAATTCATCTGCTCGGTGGAAAATCGGAGCAGGCGGCGGGACTGTCACTGATCAAGGAACTTCCAGCACGGCTGCAGTCAAAAACGGTCAATCTGGCTGGAAAGACAGACTGGGCCTCACTGACGGAGGTAGTGGAGTCACTGGACATGTTGATCACTCCGGACACCGGAACCATGCACCTGGCAGCTCACCTTGGCACGCCTGTCGCAGCCTTTTTTCTTTCATCCGCATGGTGTTTCGAGACCGGACCTTACGGTCAGGGACATTGGGTGTACCAGGCCGTTAGTAATTGTCTGCCCTGTCTTGAAACCCAGCCGTGCCCCCATGATGTGGCCTGTCTTGGTTGCTTCAATTCACCAGAGTTTCTTCGTTTCATTACTACCGAAAAGCCAGAACACGCTCCCGACGGGCTGATCGCGTTTACCTCGGAATTCGACGCCCTTGGCCAGATTTACACTCCGATGGCGGGAGAAGATACCGACGCCGCCGACCGCGCCGTGTTCCGCAATTTCCTGCTTGAGTACCTGACCGGGACAGGGGAGGGCGACCCGGGAGGTAAGGCCGACATGGCAGGACGCTTCTTTCATCCACGGGATTGGACCACCCGGACGAGGCCCGGGGCAACTATAGGAATTTGA
- a CDS encoding CgeB family protein produces MQHLRILVILPLYGGSLPIGRYVASALREEGHLAEVFEAPEFHSAYESLKDLRVTTDRLEYLQNSFLNMISQAVLAKVETFEPDLVISMAQAPLNQQALKRLRRDGVATAMWFVEDFRLFTYWKAFAPLYDVFAVIQKQPFFNELEAIGQPNALYLPLAAQPDFHKPLELSSVEKRKFGSAVSFMGAGYPNRRLAFRELINHDLKIWGTEWEGDHVLKPFIQMSGARVSPEDCVKIFNATRINLNLHSSVQAEELVTFGDFINPRTFELAACGAFQLVDKRSLMPDAFRDDELATFSSMDELKEMIGYFLAHPDEAEAIAVRSRARVLADHTYAARMRTLLEFTAECLEGWPKPKRETGALAQLPPELAADIGLLLGRLGLPDDVSFPDLVWAVRQQQGKLSDLDTAILFLDEWQKLYFKRA; encoded by the coding sequence ATGCAGCACCTTCGTATTCTCGTCATCCTGCCGCTCTATGGCGGCTCTTTGCCCATAGGTCGCTACGTGGCGTCAGCCCTCCGGGAAGAGGGGCACCTGGCGGAAGTCTTTGAAGCACCGGAATTTCACTCGGCCTACGAGTCCCTTAAGGATCTTCGGGTGACCACAGACAGACTGGAATACCTGCAAAATTCCTTTCTCAACATGATCAGCCAGGCGGTACTGGCCAAGGTCGAGACCTTTGAGCCGGACCTTGTCATCTCCATGGCCCAGGCTCCCCTCAACCAGCAGGCGCTCAAACGGTTGCGCAGGGACGGCGTGGCAACTGCCATGTGGTTTGTGGAGGACTTCCGACTCTTTACCTATTGGAAGGCCTTCGCGCCTCTCTACGATGTTTTTGCCGTTATTCAAAAGCAACCCTTTTTCAATGAGTTGGAGGCCATCGGTCAACCCAATGCGCTTTACCTCCCCCTGGCCGCCCAACCGGATTTCCACAAGCCTCTAGAGCTTTCGTCGGTTGAAAAACGCAAGTTCGGCTCGGCGGTTTCATTCATGGGCGCAGGCTATCCGAATCGGCGTCTCGCCTTCCGTGAGTTGATCAATCACGACCTCAAGATATGGGGAACGGAATGGGAAGGCGACCACGTCCTCAAGCCATTTATCCAGATGAGCGGAGCAAGGGTATCCCCTGAGGATTGCGTGAAGATTTTCAACGCCACCCGCATCAATCTCAATCTGCACTCCAGTGTACAGGCTGAAGAACTGGTCACTTTTGGTGATTTCATCAATCCGCGTACCTTTGAACTGGCCGCCTGCGGCGCATTCCAGTTGGTGGACAAGCGTAGCCTCATGCCCGATGCGTTCAGGGATGATGAGCTGGCTACCTTTTCTTCCATGGATGAACTGAAGGAAATGATAGGATATTTTCTTGCCCATCCGGATGAGGCCGAAGCCATTGCCGTGCGTTCGAGAGCACGGGTGCTGGCCGACCACACCTATGCGGCGCGAATGAGGACCCTGTTGGAGTTCACCGCTGAATGTCTGGAAGGGTGGCCCAAACCCAAACGGGAAACAGGTGCCCTTGCACAATTGCCCCCCGAGCTGGCCGCCGATATTGGTCTGTTGCTAGGCAGGTTGGGGCTGCCGGATGACGTCTCCTTTCCTGATCTTGTCTGGGCCGTTAGGCAACAGCAGGGGAAATTATCCGACCTGGATACTGCCATTCTTTTCCTGGATGAATGGCAAAAATTATATTTCAAACGCGCCTGA
- a CDS encoding replication-associated recombination protein A, with translation MKLEIEETKPLADRIRPESLDDFVGQGHIRNRIEAFTRSKRLPSLLLFGPPGCGKSTLALLLANLTGKKFLRVSAPEAGLTALRKRLPGHDILILDELHRFSKAQQDFFLPILETGEITLLATTTENPSFSVTRQLLSRLHVLRLRTLSREELLEVAHRGAKELGIELEEDSYKLLAAMGGGDARTLLNLLEYTAELPRDKRAPEQLRDSLPEIVVRGDRDADSHYELASALIKSIRGSDPDAALYYLACLLESGEDPRFVTRRLIISASEDIGLADPQALGMANACHQAVETVGLPEGVIPMAETTVYLALAPKSNSTYAAYRTAQKEVRENGPKPVPLHLRNATSALQREWGYGRGYLYPHNFPKAWADQEYLPSELKGRVFYHAKEQGEEPRLTAWLRQFKRRR, from the coding sequence ATGAAGCTGGAAATAGAAGAAACCAAACCCCTGGCTGACCGCATTAGGCCGGAATCTCTTGATGACTTTGTCGGACAGGGGCATATTCGCAATCGAATAGAGGCATTTACCCGCTCCAAGCGCCTGCCGAGCCTGTTGCTGTTCGGCCCGCCCGGCTGTGGCAAGTCTACCCTTGCCCTGCTCCTGGCCAATCTGACCGGAAAGAAGTTTCTGCGTGTAAGCGCTCCCGAGGCAGGTCTAACCGCGCTTCGCAAGCGCCTGCCCGGACATGATATTCTCATTCTGGACGAGCTGCACCGCTTTTCCAAGGCGCAGCAGGATTTCTTCCTTCCCATTCTGGAGACAGGTGAGATTACGCTCCTGGCTACCACCACGGAGAACCCCTCCTTTTCCGTCACCCGCCAGCTCCTTTCCCGGCTCCACGTGCTCCGGTTGCGGACCCTGAGCCGGGAGGAATTGCTGGAGGTCGCACACCGGGGAGCCAAGGAGCTCGGGATCGAACTGGAAGAAGACAGCTACAAGCTGCTGGCGGCCATGGGTGGTGGAGATGCCCGTACCTTGTTGAATTTACTTGAGTACACTGCAGAGTTGCCCAGAGACAAACGTGCCCCGGAGCAACTGCGCGACTCCCTGCCGGAAATCGTTGTCCGAGGAGATCGGGACGCGGATTCTCATTACGAACTGGCCTCGGCCCTGATCAAGTCCATTCGCGGCAGTGATCCTGACGCCGCGCTCTACTACCTTGCCTGCCTGTTGGAGAGCGGCGAGGACCCGCGTTTCGTCACTCGTCGGCTGATCATCTCCGCCTCGGAAGACATCGGACTCGCTGATCCCCAGGCATTGGGAATGGCTAACGCCTGCCATCAGGCCGTTGAAACCGTTGGCCTGCCCGAAGGCGTGATCCCCATGGCCGAAACCACCGTGTACTTGGCGCTTGCACCGAAATCCAATTCCACCTATGCGGCATACCGCACCGCCCAAAAAGAAGTTCGGGAAAATGGCCCCAAACCCGTGCCGCTGCATCTGCGCAACGCTACCTCGGCGCTTCAACGGGAATGGGGCTACGGTCGAGGCTACCTCTATCCCCACAACTTTCCCAAGGCCTGGGCCGATCAGGAATACCTGCCGAGCGAGCTCAAAGGCCGGGTGTTCTACCACGCCAAGGAGCAGGGCGAAGAACCTCGGCTAACGGCATGGCTACGTCAATTCAAGAGACGTCGTTAA
- a CDS encoding RsmE family RNA methyltransferase codes for MARLNSFFLPPDQWPSAPGDVVSLQGDEARHMLTVLRTQADQTVRLFDGQGNSGLFRVLKAGKKQASLETISLEDAPVSGSNLTLAIGWGKSKRRNYLFEKIVELQAEGVVFWEGVRSQGRLPSEPKETWREKCIQAAKQCGNPYLPSVSVLPDGIIGLIEFSASFDHCYLAWETEAATIPLKPLDLADGRSLVVIGPEGGMDESEAMQLMDAGFKPVTLGNSTLRWETAAAYCLSLAFFAGQEMK; via the coding sequence ATGGCGCGGCTCAATTCCTTTTTTCTTCCTCCGGATCAATGGCCTTCCGCTCCCGGCGATGTGGTGTCGCTTCAAGGTGACGAAGCCCGGCACATGCTGACTGTTCTGCGCACGCAGGCGGACCAGACCGTGCGCCTGTTCGACGGACAGGGCAACTCGGGGCTCTTCCGTGTCCTCAAGGCCGGGAAAAAGCAGGCTTCCCTGGAAACAATCAGCCTGGAAGACGCTCCCGTGTCCGGAAGCAACCTCACCTTGGCCATTGGTTGGGGAAAGTCCAAAAGAAGAAACTATCTCTTTGAAAAAATTGTGGAACTTCAAGCCGAAGGCGTGGTCTTCTGGGAAGGAGTCCGCAGCCAGGGGCGGTTGCCATCGGAACCCAAGGAAACATGGCGGGAGAAATGCATCCAGGCCGCCAAGCAATGCGGCAATCCGTATCTCCCTTCTGTTTCCGTTCTCCCCGACGGTATAATCGGTCTTATCGAATTTTCCGCCAGTTTTGATCACTGCTACTTGGCCTGGGAAACGGAAGCGGCTACCATCCCTCTGAAACCGCTGGACTTGGCCGATGGACGGAGCCTGGTGGTCATCGGTCCCGAGGGTGGCATGGATGAAAGCGAGGCCATGCAACTCATGGACGCCGGATTCAAGCCAGTGACCCTGGGCAACTCCACTCTCCGTTGGGAGACGGCTGCCGCCTATTGCCTGAGCCTTGCCTTTTTTGCCGGACAGGAAATGAAATGA
- the lysA gene encoding diaminopimelate decarboxylase has translation MHHFEYRDGKLFAEEVSVTSLAEDYGTPLYIYSAATFRRHFEAFDSAFDGLDHLTCYSVKANSNLSVLKMLGEMGAGMDVVSGGELFRALKAGIDPAKIVYSGVGKRDSEIREALTAGILMFNVESMAELVKINEVAGDMGKTACISIRINPDVDPQTHPYISTGMKKNKFGLDIEHSLEAYKLALELENIEPVGMDCHIGSQLTSIDPFLEALDKLLNFHSKITEMGVNVKYLDLGGGLGIPYDEEEPPHPTEFGKALAEKLSALPLKVILEPGRVIAGNSGVMITEVVYTKSNPTKNFLIVDAGMNDLVRPSLYGSFHRIGEVEQQGRAAKEYDVVGPICESGDFLARDRKLPEVEAGERLVVYSAGAYGFTMASNYNSRPRACELLVDGDTVIVARKRETYDSLIENEL, from the coding sequence ATGCATCATTTTGAATACCGCGACGGCAAGCTTTTTGCCGAAGAAGTCAGCGTCACCAGCCTTGCCGAGGACTACGGAACCCCTCTGTACATTTACTCCGCCGCTACCTTTCGGCGTCACTTCGAGGCCTTCGATTCCGCATTCGACGGTCTGGACCACCTGACCTGTTATTCGGTCAAGGCCAACTCAAACCTCTCCGTGCTTAAAATGCTCGGCGAGATGGGCGCGGGCATGGACGTTGTCTCGGGTGGCGAACTCTTCCGGGCGCTCAAGGCCGGCATTGACCCGGCCAAGATCGTGTATTCCGGCGTAGGCAAGCGCGACAGCGAAATCCGCGAGGCCCTGACCGCCGGCATCCTCATGTTCAATGTGGAATCCATGGCTGAACTGGTCAAGATCAACGAGGTCGCCGGAGACATGGGCAAGACCGCCTGCATCTCCATCCGCATCAACCCCGATGTGGATCCCCAGACCCATCCGTACATCTCCACGGGCATGAAGAAGAACAAGTTCGGTCTGGACATCGAGCATTCTCTGGAGGCGTACAAGCTGGCCCTGGAGCTGGAAAACATCGAACCTGTGGGCATGGACTGCCACATCGGCTCCCAGCTCACCTCCATTGATCCGTTCCTGGAAGCTCTTGATAAGCTTCTCAACTTTCATTCGAAAATCACCGAGATGGGCGTAAACGTCAAATACCTCGACCTGGGTGGCGGCCTCGGCATTCCTTACGATGAGGAAGAGCCGCCCCACCCGACCGAATTCGGCAAGGCTTTGGCCGAGAAACTGTCCGCCCTGCCGCTCAAGGTCATCCTGGAGCCCGGCCGCGTCATCGCTGGCAACTCCGGGGTTATGATTACCGAGGTAGTCTACACCAAGTCCAACCCCACCAAGAACTTCCTCATTGTGGATGCAGGCATGAACGACCTGGTTCGCCCGAGCCTCTATGGTTCCTTCCACCGTATAGGCGAAGTGGAGCAACAGGGCCGTGCCGCCAAGGAGTACGACGTTGTCGGGCCCATCTGCGAGTCGGGCGATTTCCTGGCACGCGACCGCAAGCTGCCCGAGGTAGAGGCCGGAGAACGGCTGGTGGTCTACTCCGCCGGTGCCTACGGTTTCACTATGGCCTCCAATTACAATTCCAGGCCGCGCGCTTGTGAACTCCTCGTCGACGGTGATACCGTCATCGTGGCCCGAAAGCGGGAGACCTACGATAGCTTGATCGAAAACGAACTCTAA